The DNA window ATTTATTgaaaggaattggctcacatgattatggagcCCGGCAAACCCCAGAATCTGCCGTTGGCAGGATGGGCTCCAGCAGAGCAGTGGTGTAAGTTCCAGTCTAAAGCCAGAAAGACTGAGGTCCCCATTTAAAGGCCGTTAGCAGAAGGAACTTCCTCTTATTTGGGGGAAGGACAGGCCTTCTGCGCTAGTCGGACCTTCACCtgattggacgaggcccaccCGCCTttgggagggcaatctgctttttTCCGTCTGTGGGCTTTAAGGTAAATCTCCTCCAGAAACACCCCTGCAGACACACCCAGACTCACATTTGCCCAAACGTCCACGTCTGCGTGGCTGGGTTCAAGTTGATTCGCCTTCACACAAATCACAGCACGGGCCTCACTGCCTGTCGTGGGCACTTCCCTGCATCCAGGGCCCCTCTCTGCCTTTCTGCTGTGCTGTCTCCACATTCACCCCCAGCCGTACAGGACCCCAGCAGGAGCCAAAGTGCACTCCCACGGGCTGACGCTGCTGCAAGTGTACTGAGGTCACCACATACAAAGGTGACCATAAGTCTTAGAAAAGCAACCCAAGAGGGTGCCAAGCTCCGAGGCAGGTGACAGGGAGCTGTCTCCCCGGGGTGAGGGAGCGGCGGGGGTGGGTGCCAACACGGGGAGGGCccagcagggagggagcagggccgTCAGCACTCCACCgccctctctggcctccctcaccCCCCTGGGCAGACCCCCAACGGGTCACCCAGGGCAGGGGGACCTGTGACTGGAGCCCAGGACAGAGAGGTGCTGAAGGCCCGGGGTTTCTGCGGCAAATGGGAGGCGGCCAGTGACTGTGGCCTGCGCTGGGGCACAAGCAGTGCCACCTCGCTGTGGACAGATGGACTTTGCATCCGTGAGCTCCCACCACGCACCGGCCCTCCCAGCAGGGTCCCTTCACTGCCAACGTCCCTCTGACCAGCCGTCAATGTCCAGTGCTCCTTCCAGAGGCTGGAAAAGGCTGAGAAGTGCAGGACTGAGTTGTCTCCCGGAATAAATCTGTACCTTCAGAGCACTTCTGAATCCTGTCCCCGAAGACACGCCAGTGGAGGAGCAGCCCAGCGTACAGGgaagggcctggcctggccttaacacccctggcccctggccccggCGCCACCAGCGCATGCGACCTCCGGCGGATGAGCAGGCCTCTGGGTGTCCTGGTTCCCTCCTCGGAAGGAAGCTAACGGTATCGCCCTGGGGGCCGCTATGGAAATGAAATGAGCCAGCGCGACTTGTCTCCAAGCTTAGGGCCCAGCCAGTGTTTGGTAAATGCTGGCTCTTGTTCCTGGGCCTCGATTGTCTCATCCACAAAGTGGGGGTTTGACTGCTGGAACCCCGAAGACCCTCCTAAGCCCTGTGACCTCTGGCCTCGTGGCTTGGTCTTCGTGTGTTTCGGGGGAGGGGTCTCCAGCTGGATCATCACAGCTGCTTTTCCACCAAGAGTTCATGCGCTTCCTCCTCCACCAGGGTCCAAATTTCAGGGTTTGAACTCCAGGATCTGCCCAGGGGGGACACGAGAGCGGCACAGACTCACAGGCCAGTCTTGTATGGTCAcgtgttttctcttctcttgggtAAATCCCCAAGCCACCCTCTCCCCGAGAGGCCCTCTGTAATAACACGCCCAGTGGCTAACACGCTTTGTGACGCGCTCAGGGCTCTATCCTGGCTGTGGGTGATAGCGCTTTTTTAAATGCCATCCTGACCCAGTTCTGAAGTCTTTGCTTGAGGCCGAGGCCGGCCAGTTTCCCTCTTGGGCAGCTGGTTAAGTCTGCACCCAACCTTTCCCTCGTGGTCCTGCCACACCCCAGGGCCATTATACACCTGCCAGGTGTCCGTCTCGCTGGCTGGCCATCTTGCTGGCTGTCCATGAGCCACCCTTGACAGCTCACTGTCACCCTGTCCTTGGGTGCAACCCCCCACGTCCTGGTTTAGCGCAGAGAGGAACAAAGCTGCCCCATCTCCCCAAGAGACACTGGGTTGGGTTCCACCATCAAAAGAACCCGCAATCCTCCGACCCCAGTGTCGCCATCTTGCAGGAGAATCAATCGGCCAACTTGACAGAGGCCGCATCTGGCCGCGTTCAGCAGCCCGTGTTCACGTCCCACTTCTGCCACCTGCTCCCTCGCAGCCTTGCCCACTGGTCTCTCATGTGGACGGGGTGTGGGGGGGTCTGATATCACACAGTTGGGGGGGGTCAGCATGGCCTCTAATAGCAAGGCTGAGCCTCCCCTGTTCAcatcttctgcctcctatattgtCAGCACCAAGGAGACGTTTCTTGACCAAAAGCCAGGTCTGGACTGAGTGGCATGGAGTCAATACACAGCAACTCCTAGCTTTCCTTGTTCCATGATCATAAAACCATCCCATCATGCCAATAACCAGGAATTCCCGTGACCTCTGCCGGCGCCCCACCCGCCCCCCGCCAAGTGTGtttggcagagggaagagcaattCCTTCTCGGGGGCCCTAACTCAGCACCATCCACGTGACGGCCCCATTCAGTCTGTAAGGCACTGTCCCAGGAGGCACTCGGGAGGGCGCAAGCCCATGCTGTAGATGGGAAACAGAGTCACGGGCTtgtcagggcagggctgggatccATCAAGAGTGACATTCCTGAAGTTCCCGTtacggcacagtaggttaagaacctgactagtatccatgaggatgcaggttcaatccctgccctcgctcagtgggttaaggatccagcgttgccgtgagctgtggtgtagactgcagacgtggcttggatcctgtgttgctgtggctgtggtgtaggctgacagctgcagctctgatttgactcctaatctggggacttccatatgctgtgggtgtagccctaaaaaaaaaaaaagagtgacattcCTGACCCCATTGTCTGGATCCCTCTGGGGGCGCCGAGTGCCTCTGGCCAGGGGGGCTCCCGCACCCACAGAACGAAGGGAAGCCGGCCCGTGACCGCCTCCCCGCTTCTCCGCAGATCCTGTTTGAGACCTTCTGCGTGCCCGCCTTGTTTCTAGCCAACCAAGGGGTCCTTTCTCTCTACGCCTCCGGCCAAACCTCCGGTGAGTGACCCCGAGGAAGCCCCATCCCCTGGGGCCACGCCCGCCCCGTCCCTCCGGCTGCCCACACACTCTCGAGCCGccaaataataaaaggaaagaaaagcccaCGTGCGCACGGAAGCCACCCGCACAGGCACGAGGACACACCCAACCGTCACCCTAAAcatttccctcccaccccacacgCTGCCGCCTCATCCATCTGTCCCCATAGGTGTGTCTGCATCCTCCAGAATTTTGTGTAATTATGTAGCGTGTACTCTTTcccatgtggctttttttttcactcagtgtaATTATCTGCAGATGCACTGAGTGCTTTGTTGGTTGCATCAATAGTTCATCTCTTGTTATTGCCCAGTGGCGTCCCCCGCATGAAGGCAGCATGCTTTGTATTCGCCTATGGATGGACATTTGAGCTGTTTCCCGTTAGGGGCTTTTGTAGACATAAAGCTTCTAGGAACACTCGCGGGTAAGTGTGCACTCGTGAACTGCTGCACTGACACATGCCTTCCTTTCATTTGGGGGAATACCTGGAAGTACAACGGCTGGTCACATGGCAGGTGGatgtttaacttaaaaaaaaaaaaccggctCAGTTTGCAAAGTGCTCGCGGGCGCCCTTTGGGGTGGTTCCATGTTCACCAGGGTGAGTGGGACTTCCGGTTGCTCCAGAGCACCTGCTAGGGCAGGGCTTTTCATGTGAGCCGTTCTGATGGTGTGCAGTGGCATCTTGACTTCTAGTCCCCGACAACCCACGTGTTGTGTCTTCTTACGTGTTTACGTCCCATCCATACACCTACTTTGGTGCACCGTCTGTTCAAATGTTCTGCCcgtttttaaattgagttgtccGTCTTTGAgctttacacattctttttttgtatccTGGGCAGAAGTCTTTTTATCAGAGAGGTATTCTGCAAATATTtgctcccagtctgtggcttgacTTTTCATCCCTTTCACTGTGTCTTTGGAGAAGCAGAATCGTCTGACTTCGAGGAAGACCAGTGTATTTGATTTCTGTGGATCCTGTTTGGGTATCATAGCTAAGAAATACATGTGGAACCCCAAAGgttttctgcctgttttcttcCAGAGATTTTATACTTCTAGTTTCACATTTGTTCTAGGatccattttgaatatattttttgtaaGTGGTATAGTGTACAAATGAGGTTTCTTCTGTGTGTGCGTATATTGAGGTCCAGTTATTTCCACACCGTGGAAAAGGCTACGCTTTCTTCACTGAATTACCTTCgcatacatattttttgaaaaccAGTCGCCTGTGTACGGGTGGGTCTATGTCTGGTCTATTCTGTTTCATCAGTCTGTACCCATAGGCTAACATCTCATTGTCTGAGTCCCTATAGCTTTATAAGTCTTAGAATAAGACAACCCTAGTTCtacttttttggtgttttgtttttgagaatgtTTTGGCCATTCTAGGTTCTTCGCATTTCCATAAGAGTTTTCGAATCAGTTCATCACTTTCTGCCAAAAAACCTCTTTGGCTTTTGATTGGAATTTCACTGACTCTACAGACCCATTTGGGGAGATCTGGCATCTTAATAACATCGTGTcttccaaagaaaaaatatggtaTATTTCCAAGGTATCCCTTAGTTTTCCTTGGCAATGTTCTCAGTTTTACTGTGCACAAATCATGCACATCTTCTGTCAGATTAATCGCTAAGTGTTTCACATATTTTGGTGTTATGgtgaatgatatttttatttcaatttctgctgATGGATTGCTAGCATATAGAAACACAATTGATCTTTGTATCTGATACTTTGTATCCGATATTGTACCCTGGCTCTCTAACTAAACTCATTGGTTAGTGCTGGTAACTCTTTGGTAGATTTCATAGGATTTTCTACTTTGCCAATCACGTTGTCTATAAACAGACcgttttacttctttatttccaaACTGGAAGcattttatggtgttttttttttttttcttttcttgcctagTTGCTGTAGCTAGAATCTCTAGTACAATACTGAATAGAAACAGTGAGAGCAGACGTTTTCAACTTACGCCTGATCTGGAGGGAAGCCCTTCACTAAGCACAACACAAACTGCAGGGTTTTAGTAGACATCCTTTTTCAATTTGAGGAATTCGCTTGTAGTCTTCATTtgcttagactttttttttttttaatcacgaaTGGCTGTGGGATTTTGTCAAATGAGTTATCTGCATCTTATATGACCACAGGGATATTCTCTTTTAGTTAATTCATTGAATTACACCGATTGATCTTCGTTAAAGCAAACTTACATCCCTACAATAAAACCCATTTGGTCATGGCATAGTATCTTTTTacatattgctggattcagtttggtaGAATTTTGTTTAGGAGTTTTGTATGTTCATGAGGCACCGTGCTTGGTCACTTTCATTTCCCGGGAAGTCCTGTCTCTTGGGGTTCCCTGACATTTGTTGCCTGATGTCCAATAAACACTGtggtttcctgtcttttgtcctcTTCTTGAGATGTTTCAGGCGGGAAGGAGAATCCATTCCTTATTCCCCAGCTTATCTGGACATGGAGATCTTCTGGACTCACTTTTTCCTCATTGAAACGTGGAGTTCTTGGCTATCAGATTCAACTCTGGTCAGCCTGGGTGTCCCAGAAGTTGCCATTTCTCACGAAATGAGGCCGTGTGTTCCCAGTACCATATCACGTCCATTTAGAGAGATCTAATTTGCCTTTTTCCTGCAATGCATTCAGGCTCTTGTGGCTCTTGTGGCACTTGAGTGCCACCCAGAGATTCCAGGGCTTGCATCAATGCACCAATAGGAGAAAACGGGACACaatgtttttcttccccttttaccTCTTTGGCAACAGCTGCTAATACTTGTATGTCTGATTGAATAAGAAAAACCCGCAGACCTCCTCTCCAAAACTGTTGGCCGTTGGTCTGATCCAGGTAGGCATCCTCCTAGCACATTCTCCTGCAGGGGAGAAGGTTTCCTCCTCAGATCCTTTGCCTTCCCCACCAGTTATCTCCTCCTCCACCAAGTCTTCCTGCAGACCTGACAACTGATAAGGAATGCTGTATACTTTCCATCATGACTCCAGTGTGTTCTCTTGCTTAGGAATGACCATTGAATCCGGAGAAGGAATGACATACTTTGGGCCCATCATTGACGGCTGTCCTTTGCATCAGTCAACCTTCCAGGTGGACATTGCAGGTCAAGACTTAACCTTGTACCTCCTACAACTGTTGTCAGAAAGTGGGCACCCACTGGTGAGCACAGGTAGGACACTGATGTTCTTAGCCAGGTTAATCCGTCTTGGGGCCGTAAGAGCCTCCTCGGCTTGTTCCACCTGCAGCCCTCAGTTTGTAAAGCTAAGGCTACTTGGCCATCATCCCAGTTCTATGTTTAGGGACTTTTAGTGCATTGAGGAGGTTGATAAAATGACGGTGATGCTGATGAGGGTGGTGACGGTGATgctaatgatggtgatgatggtgatggtgataatagtggtggtgatggtgacggggtgatgatggtggtgtgGTGATGATagtagtgatggtggtgataatggTGGTGGTGACAACTGTGGTGATGATTATGCgataatggtggtggtgatgatggtggtggtgatgtgaTTATGACAGTGACAATGATGGTGacaatggtggtggtgatgctgtggtgatgatggtgatgtggTGGTgatgtggtggtggtgatgatggtggtgataatggtggtgatgatggtggtggtgatgacggaagtggtgatggtggtgttgGTGATGAAGccctggtggtggtgatggtggtggtggcgaTGATGGTGGTgacaatggtggtggtggtgatgtggTGGTGAggacaatgatgatgatggtgatggtgataatggtggtggtgatggtggttatGACGGTGACAATGATGGTGacaatggtggtggtgatgctgtggtgatgatggtggtggtggtgaccaATGATGGTTATAACAGTGATGGTGGTGACAATGGGGGTGGTGATGACTATGTGATAATGGTGATGTGGTGGTgatgtggtggtggtgataatggtggtggtgatggtgacggGGTGATGAAGccctggtggtggtgatggtggtggtgatgacggaagtggtgatggtggtggtgatggtggttatGACGGTGACAATGATGGTGACAATGATGGTGACaatggtggtgacagtggtggtggtgatgctgtggtgatggtggtggtgctgaCCAATGATGGTTATAACAGTGATGGTGGTGACAATGGGGGTGGTGATAACTATGTGATAATGGTGATGTGGTGATGTGGTGGTTATGACGGTGACAATGATGGTGACAATGATGGTGGCAATGGTGGGGTGATGGTGATGACGGTGGTGGTGATGACGgaagtggtgatggtggtgttgGTGATGAAGccctggtggtggtgatggtggtggtgatgggctGAGCTTTACCGAGTACTTACTAAGCTTACACGATACCTACCCTGGGAAAGGCCCTGGGTTAACTAAACAGTTCGCATTCTCTCGCTGCTGCATGTTACAATACCCTGGTGAGACAATGGTCTCTTTTGCAAGGGGAATATGCTTGGGAAGATTGGGTGATTTCAACATCCCATGACTCATAGGCAGAGCAGCTGGGATGTGACTCCAAGGACTTCAGACAAGAATGTACCTGTCCCAATTTTCACCCACTTCTCAGGCTAAAGTCCCAGCCTGGAGAACCTGCAGGACCCCATTCCCAACAAGCCTATAACCTGCATTGTACTTTCCGGTCTTCTCAGGCCAATGGTCTGTGCCCAAACCACACAAACTGTGGAATTTTGACATGTGGAATAATGGCAATTAGGGGGAAGCAAGGGACAGTGACAAGGACCAGCGGGGCCAGACTCATACATTTCATTGACACGTCACACGTAGCAAGGTCACCCGTGCATTATTTCCCCTCATGCTTACAACCATCCTGTGATTTGTCCCGTTCTTGAAGATGAGGAGAGAGGAGGTTTAAGAGGATAGTGAACTTGGTGCTTGGTAAGTGGAAGAGGTGAAATTTGAACCTAGACTTGTCTCACCAAAGCCCAAACTAGgcaaagaaggggaaaatatCAGGAGTGCACAGCACCCAGGGGGCCAAGGGAAGAAAAGGGTGTGGCCAAGAGTGTCGGGTCCCCGGGGGAAAGAAGGCAAGAGAAAGCGAGAGAGCTTGGCAGCGCTTTGACACAAGGAGGACAGAACACGCCCGGGCAAGACTGGTTTAGGTGAGGTGGGAGAAGGTAGTGTCTGTGGGCTGAAGAACCCGTGGGATTTCCAGAACTGCCGGTGTTGGACGTTCCTGCAACCCAAACTCAAAAGCAGTGATGGgttggagttcccggcatggctcagtggttggcgaatccgactaggaaccatgaggttgagagttccatccctggccttgctcagtgggttaaggatctggcgttgccatgagctgtggtgtaggttgcagacgtggctcagatctggcgttgctttggctggggcataggccagcggctacaactccgattagacccctagcctgggaatctccatatgccgcaggagtggccctagaaaagacaaaaaaaaaaaaaaaaaaaagcagtgatggGTGGAACATAAAACCATAAGAGCAGGAGATGGCTGGGACTGATGTCCACCACCCAGAAAGTGGAGTGTAATCTTTCCGAAGTTTCCAGGGAGGGGCACCAATGGACTTGGGCAATTCTCTAGAGAAGGGGGCAGCTGTGAGCTGTTTGTAGGCACCACTCATAgcgggtggggatgggggtgcccACGTCACCTCCTATATGAATAGATAACGGAATTGAATTTGGTTTCCCAGCACCCCCCGGACACACAGCATATTAAATGCAGACACTTCTCAAACACATGCCTCTAGCCCAGGACATTCCCACACCCCCCTTCTCATCCACTGACCAGGCCCCCAGCACACGTTACAGATCAACAGCGCCTGGAATGGGAAGTGAAAAGAGAAATCGCAGCTACAGAGGTGCCATCTCATTCCCACCACCAGGAGCTGAATCTTCAGAAAGACACTCCCTGGGGGACAATCCTTCTGTGATCTCAACTCACAGTCGGAGTCTTTCCCAGGTGGCCCTTTTGCTTTCCTGCTCAGCTGACCGAGACCGTGTCCGGGACCTGAAAGAGAAGTATTGCTACGTGGCTTTggactttgaaaaggaaaaaatggaagccAACTCACCCTCCTACGCACAGAAATGTCAGCTGCCTGATGGCCAGGAGATCGACCTTGGGCGTGAGAGGTTCTTCTGCCCCGAAGCGCTTTTCCGGCCAAACCTCATAGGTGAGCCCGCAGGAAGGGGTCAGAGATGAGCCCAGACACAGACAGGTGGGCACATGcaaggaggaagggggtggggagccgGGAGGgcattctgtttgtttgtttgtttgtttgtttgcttgttttcctgctttttagggcaaaactcatggcatttggagttctcgggctagggatcaaattggaactatagctgccagcctacccccaAGCCaagcaaccccaaatccttaacccactgagtgagggccagggatcaaacccgcatcctcatagagcctagtcaggttcttaacccgctgggccacgatgggaactcctatgtatttattttaaatttactgtatcgaagcatagttgatttataatgttgtgttagtttctggtgtacagcaacgtgactcagtgacacatacacatattctcttttatattcttttccattaaggttTAATCATGGGATAGTGTATATTGTTCCCTATGCCACACAGTAAGACCGTATTGTCTATTCAGTCCATATATAGTAGTtcgcatctgctaaccccaaattctcaattctcccccccactccctcgcccttggccaccacaagtctattctgatCTAGAGATTTTAAATGAGGGTTGACCCTAAGCTCTCTGGCAGGCAGGGCCGAACAAGAAAAAATGATGGATTATAAAATTTCCATGGGTTAGAAAAATGAAGTCGGCCAGGTAGTCAAAGAAAACCAACTATTGCCTggaatcaaaaaatttaaataattgctTACATTAGTAAGGGCagagggaaataaaagagaagtagCCATTTCCCCAGGACTAGCTCTAATGAGGACATGGCATTCACACCTAGTACAGGTGAACTGGCTCCGGGCTCTCCCTTAGACTGTGCAGGGGTGAAGGTTTAAAACATAGCCCAAGCCCCCAGATGTTGAGTGGATAAGCGAGGAAGTCACTGGGTGAAGTTCACCCACAAAATGGAAGTTCTCTTCTGGGTCTGGGCAGGTGGCAGTGGGGCGGGCACAACCTTAGCCATGGTGTTAGCAGAGCAGTTGCTGGGCCAGGCGCATCTAAAGGGCTCTGTAAATTAGCCCTTTCAGTCCTCATTCCAAGGCTAGGCCGTCCGTCCCGTCACGGATGGGGAGACCCCAGCAGGCACCAGCCACCCCTCCCAGAAGCTCAGAATCTCGAGCAGACAGGACCACCGCACACACACCCTGcggggctgctcccacggtatcAAGTTCACGTGAGCAAGTGATGCATCAGGAGAGGCAGAATCTGTGTGATTCTTCAAAGGCTGCTTGAGCAAGGACACCGTGTCCAGGAGATGCCAAGGCATGAAAAATGAacgactggggagttcccgtcatggccgcagaaacaaatccaactaggaaccaagaggttgggggttcgatccctggcctcgcttggtaggttaaggatccagtattgccatgagctgtggtgtaggtcgcagacacggctcagatcccatattgctgtggctgtggcgcaggccgattccatagctccagtttgaccccccaGACTTCCccgtgccgtgggtgtggccctaaaaaagcaaaatgaaaaactatCAGCAACTCTTGGATACAGTTTCTATCAGGTGAGGGAGAACTCACATTAGTGTATTCACTCCGCAGCAGTGAGCCCACCACGGGCTGGGCAGGTCACAGGCTTCACCTTGGCAAACCCACAAGGGCCTGGCGGTGGGGGATGCTACCGTTTGCCAACTGTGCTTGGAGCTGCCTGAGATGCAGGGCCCCCTCCCTGGCGCCTGCAGGGAAGGGGGCGCCCAGGGGTGGAGCCCGGGGTCCCCCCAGCTCCTCCTTGCCCCTCCCATCCCGGCAGGGAGGAACCGCCTCGGCACCCACATGACGGCCTTCCAGTGCATCAGCTCCTGCAGCCCCGCCCTCTGGAAGGTCCTCTTCGGCCACATCTTCTTGTCTGGAGGCACCGGCACCTGCTCGGGCTTGCGGTTCCGGCTGCAGAGGGAAATATCCGCCCTGGTTTCCCCAAAGATCAACGTGAAGGTACagtcccctccacccaccccttgGGGCTTTGAGAGTTCATTCTGAAGATGTTTCTGGAGTGCCtctcatgtgccaggcacagtgccagGAGCTCAGGGAAGCATCAGCAGACAGAAGTGACAAATCCTGGAGCTTATGTCCTAGTCGGGGAGGGAGCAGTAAAAGCCACACAGGTTCATATGCTACAGGGTGCTAATATGGTGGGAGGGGCTAGAAGCCATCGGCTGGGGGGACACAGCAAGGaaggagggggtgagggaggcatGTTGCAGGGGGGTCTCCTCTGGAAGGTTGCCTTTGAGGGAATACTTGAAGGAAGGGAGTGGAGCATGTGAATATGTGGGGAAAAgcattcaggcagagggaacagcctcaTACGGTGGCCCAGAGGCTTATTTCCTGGAGGGTGTGCTGGGGAGGATTGGCTGGGCTGAGAGACGGAGGGGGTTAAATGGGTCAGAGGCGCCGTGTGAGGCTTTTGCCCTGAGAGAGACTGGAAACCATCGGAAGGTTTGCATGGAGCAGTGACGTCAGGCTCTGGAGGGTGGGTCAGGCTGCCGTGCGGAGAGCGAACTGTGTGGACTGTGCTGGGAGGTGATGCTGTGGTCCAGGCGAAGGATGCTGGTGGCTCCGAGCTGGCCAGCAGGGGGTGGTCCGACTCCGAGCTGATGCTCAAGGCAAAGGTTTGTGGAGATGTGACGTCATCAGGATGACGCAGCTGGAAGGTCACCTTGGAGTCATGCAGTGTGTAGCCTTTTCACACGGGCTTCTTTTCGACCCCATTTTTCGAAacggcttttctttttttcccctctgttggTAAAAGCAGCTCGTGGTCATGGTAGGAAATATGTCAGCAACATTTATGCAACGAGTTTGGAATTTTGGTCCTAACTTTTGCCCCATGAAGAAAGCACCTTCCCGTCTCTCCATGGAACTGGACGGAACCCGTTCGGCACAGCCCAGCCTGGGTGGTGGGGGGTCGGAGGGATGGGGTCACGAACATACTTTTGTCCGCTGCCCAGCCACCCTCTACTGCCTGCT is part of the Sus scrofa isolate TJ Tabasco breed Duroc chromosome 2, Sscrofa11.1, whole genome shotgun sequence genome and encodes:
- the LOC102158424 gene encoding actin-85C-like, giving the protein MNLPLICDYGSGISKVGFAGTEAPLAVFPTILGKLRHDNLLVGMEEEDWFIGNEVQTNREKLNLLYPISRASVTNWDHMEKIWHHSFYQVLHVAPEQHPLMVTEPPLNPLSNKEQVSQILFETFCVPALFLANQGVLSLYASGQTSGMTIESGEGMTYFGPIIDGCPLHQSTFQVDIAGQDLTLYLLQLLSESGHPLVSTADRDRVRDLKEKYCYVALDFEKEKMEANSPSYAQKCQLPDGQEIDLGRERFFCPEALFRPNLIGRNRLGTHMTAFQCISSCSPALWKVLFGHIFLSGGTGTCSGLRFRLQREISALVSPKINVKVSTCPYSIYGAWVGGSILCSLSTFKDMWVTNAEYKDIGSSIVGRRSL